Proteins from a single region of Puntigrus tetrazona isolate hp1 chromosome 2, ASM1883169v1, whole genome shotgun sequence:
- the LOC122360536 gene encoding immunoglobulin kappa light chain-like isoform X3 has product MALSGMIAFGLLVLFTDCVNGQVRYPEPVIVKASTRAAPITFEVESSTLQSTSVHLYRAPPKGAIQRLMYFTPGSSKANKDPDIDRRVSASVKGNKVSLTISRLEPKDAGLYYCAFWSGDRKVFGSGTRLYVTEPGKDKFTAPTLSGYLPSKKDKNKKDKNGKQTMLCHASGMFPDLVRFEWKKKDADQWTAVSEGDVVEQRNEKPEVTVTSMLIVDKDKAQNDNYKCTVIHEGNTDGTKSLEMKEESSEPAQNPEQNAITPCPTSTEVPKEMQKSGDSEQMPSMFLFIYAYRVLLLKNALFFCVVSIFLLKRKAARKDKSSET; this is encoded by the exons ATGGCACTGTCTGGAATGATAGCATTTGGGTTGCTGGTACTCTTCACAG ACTGTGTAAATGGACAAGTTAGGTACCCTGAACCTGTGATAGTTAAGGCAAGTACTAGAGCTGCTCCAATCACATTCGAAGTGGAGTCATCGACGCTTCAGTCCACTTCGGTCCATTTGTACAGAGCTCCACCAAAGGGAGCTATCCAACGATTGATGTATTTCACACCTGGTTCGTCAAAGGCTAATAAAGACCCCGATATCGACCGTAGAGTTTCTGCGTCGGTGAAGGGTAATAAAGTGTCACTGACTATTTCAAGACTGGAGCCCAAAGATGCTGGCTTGTATTACTGCGCCTTCTGGAGTGGAG ACAGGAAAGTCTTCGGTTCGGGTACAAGACTTTATGTGACAG AGCCAGGGAAAGACAAGTTCACGGCGCCAACGTTATCTGGGTACCTACcatcaaaaaaagacaaaaacaaaaaagacaaaaacggCAAGCAAACAATGTTATGCCATGCTAGTGGCATGTTCCCTGACTTGGTGAgatttgaatggaaaaaaaaagatgcagatCAATGGACGGCTGTATCAGAAGGAGATGTTGTGGAGCAGAGGAATGAAAAACCAGAGGTCACTGTGACAAGTATGTTGATTGTGGATAAAGACAAAGCCCAAAATGACAACTACAAATGCACTGTTATCCATGAGGGAAACACCGATGGAACCAAATCTCTGGAAATGAAGGAAG AAAGCAGTGAGCCGGCACAGAATCCTGAACAGAACGCAATTACCCCATGTCCAACAAGCACTGAGGTGCCCAAGGAAATGCAAAAAtcag gaGATTCGGAGCAAATGCCAAGCATGTTCCTGTTTATCTATGCATACCGTGTCTTGCTCTTGAAGAACGCTTTATTTTTTTGCGTCGTGTCCATATTTCTATTGAAGAGGAAAGCTGCAAGAAAAGACAAAAGCTCAGAGACTTAA
- the LOC122360536 gene encoding immunoglobulin kappa light chain-like isoform X1: MALSGMIAFGLLVLFTDCLNGQITYPNPVIIRSSSKTRTALMKCQVNSATYASSALHWYRLKDQAFKRLMYFEAGSKTAVKEPDASPKIFSSVKDADKNKQVELTLTIPKPDLGDAGIYYCTYWSEDRKVFGSGTRLYVTEPGKDKFTAPTLSGYLPSKKDKNKKDKNGKQTMLCHASGMFPDLVRFEWKKKDADQWTAVSEGDVVEQRNEKPEVTVTSMLIVDKDKAQNDNYKCTVIHEGNTDGTKSLEMKEESSEPAQNPEQNAITPCPTSTEVPKEMQKSGDSEQMPSMFLFIYAYRVLLLKNALFFCVVSIFLLKRKAARKDKSSET; the protein is encoded by the exons ATGGCACTGTCTGGAATGATAGCATTTGGGTTGCTGGTACTCTTCACAG actgtcTAAATGGGCAAATTACGTATCCTAATCCTGTGATAATTAGGAGTAGTAGTAAAACTAGAACTGCTCTCATGAAATGCCAAGTGAATTCAGCGACGTATGCGTCCAGTGCTCTCCACTGGTACAGACTCAAAGATCAAGCTTTCAAAAGATTAATGTATTTCGAAGCTGGATCAAAAACAGCCGTAAAAGAACCCGATGCCTCCCCTAAAATATTTTCATCGGTGAAGGACGCGGATAAAAATAAGCAAGTAGAACTGACCCTCACTATCCCAAAACCGGACCTCGGTGATGCTGGCATATATTACTGCACGTACTGGAGTGAAG ACAGGAAAGTCTTCGGTTCGGGTACAAGACTTTATGTGACAG AGCCAGGGAAAGACAAGTTCACGGCGCCAACGTTATCTGGGTACCTACcatcaaaaaaagacaaaaacaaaaaagacaaaaacggCAAGCAAACAATGTTATGCCATGCTAGTGGCATGTTCCCTGACTTGGTGAgatttgaatggaaaaaaaaagatgcagatCAATGGACGGCTGTATCAGAAGGAGATGTTGTGGAGCAGAGGAATGAAAAACCAGAGGTCACTGTGACAAGTATGTTGATTGTGGATAAAGACAAAGCCCAAAATGACAACTACAAATGCACTGTTATCCATGAGGGAAACACCGATGGAACCAAATCTCTGGAAATGAAGGAAG AAAGCAGTGAGCCGGCACAGAATCCTGAACAGAACGCAATTACCCCATGTCCAACAAGCACTGAGGTGCCCAAGGAAATGCAAAAAtcag gaGATTCGGAGCAAATGCCAAGCATGTTCCTGTTTATCTATGCATACCGTGTCTTGCTCTTGAAGAACGCTTTATTTTTTTGCGTCGTGTCCATATTTCTATTGAAGAGGAAAGCTGCAAGAAAAGACAAAAGCTCAGAGACTTAA
- the LOC122360536 gene encoding immunoglobulin kappa light chain-like isoform X4, which produces MPAAVLGVTLDQGQKVLVKAEGKTIYLPCKVTGLQNWNYIHWYQVKDGEAPSRLLYISQGGDITRDNSQANDFTVDKTKLYDLKLSHTLKSHTAVYFCAYWDSSRLNRKVFGSGTRLYVTEPGKDKFTAPTLSGYLPSKKDKNKKDKNGKQTMLCHASGMFPDLVRFEWKKKDADQWTAVSEGDVVEQRNEKPEVTVTSMLIVDKDKAQNDNYKCTVIHEGNTDGTKSLEMKEESSEPAQNPEQNAITPCPTSTEVPKEMQKSGDSEQMPSMFLFIYAYRVLLLKNALFFCVVSIFLLKRKAARKDKSSET; this is translated from the exons ATGCCAG CAGCAGTTCTGGGAGTGACTTTGGATCAAGGTCAAAAGGTTTTGGTTAAAGCAGAGGGCAAAACTATCTATCTGCCCTGCAAAGTGACTGGTTTGCAGAATTGGAATTATATCCATTGGTACCAAGTAAAGGATGGTGAAGCCCCATCGAGGCTACTCTATATCAGTCAAGGTGGTGATATTACTCGTGATAATAGTCAAGCAAATGACTTCACGGTGGACAAAACAAAGCTTTATGATCTAAAACTGAGCCACACTCTGAAGAGTCACACTGCAGTTTATTTCTGTGCCTACTGGGACTCAAGCA GATT AAACAGGAAAGTCTTCGGTTCGGGTACAAGACTTTATGTGACAG AGCCAGGGAAAGACAAGTTCACGGCGCCAACGTTATCTGGGTACCTACcatcaaaaaaagacaaaaacaaaaaagacaaaaacggCAAGCAAACAATGTTATGCCATGCTAGTGGCATGTTCCCTGACTTGGTGAgatttgaatggaaaaaaaaagatgcagatCAATGGACGGCTGTATCAGAAGGAGATGTTGTGGAGCAGAGGAATGAAAAACCAGAGGTCACTGTGACAAGTATGTTGATTGTGGATAAAGACAAAGCCCAAAATGACAACTACAAATGCACTGTTATCCATGAGGGAAACACCGATGGAACCAAATCTCTGGAAATGAAGGAAG AAAGCAGTGAGCCGGCACAGAATCCTGAACAGAACGCAATTACCCCATGTCCAACAAGCACTGAGGTGCCCAAGGAAATGCAAAAAtcag gaGATTCGGAGCAAATGCCAAGCATGTTCCTGTTTATCTATGCATACCGTGTCTTGCTCTTGAAGAACGCTTTATTTTTTTGCGTCGTGTCCATATTTCTATTGAAGAGGAAAGCTGCAAGAAAAGACAAAAGCTCAGAGACTTAA
- the LOC122360536 gene encoding immunoglobulin kappa light chain-like isoform X2 has protein sequence MALSGMIAFGLLVFFIDCLNGQITYPNPVIIRSSSKTRTALMKCQVNSATYASSALHWYRLKDQAFKRLMYFEAGSKTAVKEPDASPKIFSSVKDADKNKQVELTLTIPKPDLGDAGIYYCTYWSEDRKVFGSGTRLYVTEPGKDKFTAPTLSGYLPSKKDKNKKDKNGKQTMLCHASGMFPDLVRFEWKKKDADQWTAVSEGDVVEQRNEKPEVTVTSMLIVDKDKAQNDNYKCTVIHEGNTDGTKSLEMKEESSEPAQNPEQNAITPCPTSTEVPKEMQKSGDSEQMPSMFLFIYAYRVLLLKNALFFCVVSIFLLKRKAARKDKSSET, from the exons ATGGCACTGTCTGGAATGATAGCATTTGGGTTGCTGGTATTCTTCATAG actgtcTAAATGGGCAAATTACGTATCCTAATCCTGTGATAATTAGGAGTAGTAGTAAAACTAGAACTGCTCTCATGAAATGCCAAGTGAATTCAGCGACGTATGCGTCCAGTGCTCTCCACTGGTACAGACTCAAAGATCAAGCTTTCAAAAGATTAATGTATTTCGAAGCTGGATCAAAAACAGCCGTAAAAGAACCCGATGCCTCCCCTAAAATATTTTCATCGGTGAAGGACGCGGATAAAAATAAGCAAGTAGAACTGACCCTCACTATCCCAAAACCGGACCTCGGTGATGCTGGCATATATTACTGCACGTACTGGAGTGAAG ACAGGAAAGTCTTCGGTTCGGGTACAAGACTTTATGTGACAG AGCCAGGGAAAGACAAGTTCACGGCGCCAACGTTATCTGGGTACCTACcatcaaaaaaagacaaaaacaaaaaagacaaaaacggCAAGCAAACAATGTTATGCCATGCTAGTGGCATGTTCCCTGACTTGGTGAgatttgaatggaaaaaaaaagatgcagatCAATGGACGGCTGTATCAGAAGGAGATGTTGTGGAGCAGAGGAATGAAAAACCAGAGGTCACTGTGACAAGTATGTTGATTGTGGATAAAGACAAAGCCCAAAATGACAACTACAAATGCACTGTTATCCATGAGGGAAACACCGATGGAACCAAATCTCTGGAAATGAAGGAAG AAAGCAGTGAGCCGGCACAGAATCCTGAACAGAACGCAATTACCCCATGTCCAACAAGCACTGAGGTGCCCAAGGAAATGCAAAAAtcag gaGATTCGGAGCAAATGCCAAGCATGTTCCTGTTTATCTATGCATACCGTGTCTTGCTCTTGAAGAACGCTTTATTTTTTTGCGTCGTGTCCATATTTCTATTGAAGAGGAAAGCTGCAAGAAAAGACAAAAGCTCAGAGACTTAA
- the LOC122360536 gene encoding immunoglobulin kappa light chain-like isoform X5 codes for MMFLYIYILLLEMPAVLGVTLDQGQKVLVKAEGKTIYLPCKVTGLQNWNYIHWYQVKDGEAPSRLLYISQGGDITRDNSQANDFTVDKTKLYDLKLSHTLKSHTAVYFCAYWDSSRLNRKVFGSGTRLYVTEPGKDKFTAPTLSGYLPSKKDKNKKDKNGKQTMLCHASGMFPDLVRFEWKKKDADQWTAVSEGDVVEQRNEKPEVTVTSMLIVDKDKAQNDNYKCTVIHEGNTDGTKSLEMKEESSEPAQNPEQNAITPCPTSTEVPKEMQKSGDSEQMPSMFLFIYAYRVLLLKNALFFCVVSIFLLKRKAARKDKSSET; via the exons AtgatgtttttatacatttatatccTCCTCTTAGAGATGCCAG CAGTTCTGGGAGTGACTTTGGATCAAGGTCAAAAGGTTTTGGTTAAAGCAGAGGGCAAAACTATCTATCTGCCCTGCAAAGTGACTGGTTTGCAGAATTGGAATTATATCCATTGGTACCAAGTAAAGGATGGTGAAGCCCCATCGAGGCTACTCTATATCAGTCAAGGTGGTGATATTACTCGTGATAATAGTCAAGCAAATGACTTCACGGTGGACAAAACAAAGCTTTATGATCTAAAACTGAGCCACACTCTGAAGAGTCACACTGCAGTTTATTTCTGTGCCTACTGGGACTCAAGCA GATT AAACAGGAAAGTCTTCGGTTCGGGTACAAGACTTTATGTGACAG AGCCAGGGAAAGACAAGTTCACGGCGCCAACGTTATCTGGGTACCTACcatcaaaaaaagacaaaaacaaaaaagacaaaaacggCAAGCAAACAATGTTATGCCATGCTAGTGGCATGTTCCCTGACTTGGTGAgatttgaatggaaaaaaaaagatgcagatCAATGGACGGCTGTATCAGAAGGAGATGTTGTGGAGCAGAGGAATGAAAAACCAGAGGTCACTGTGACAAGTATGTTGATTGTGGATAAAGACAAAGCCCAAAATGACAACTACAAATGCACTGTTATCCATGAGGGAAACACCGATGGAACCAAATCTCTGGAAATGAAGGAAG AAAGCAGTGAGCCGGCACAGAATCCTGAACAGAACGCAATTACCCCATGTCCAACAAGCACTGAGGTGCCCAAGGAAATGCAAAAAtcag gaGATTCGGAGCAAATGCCAAGCATGTTCCTGTTTATCTATGCATACCGTGTCTTGCTCTTGAAGAACGCTTTATTTTTTTGCGTCGTGTCCATATTTCTATTGAAGAGGAAAGCTGCAAGAAAAGACAAAAGCTCAGAGACTTAA
- the LOC122360536 gene encoding immunoglobulin kappa light chain-like isoform X6, which produces MALSGMIAFGLLVLFTAGSKTAVKEPDASPKIFSSVKDADKNKQVELTLTIPKPDLGDAGIYYCTYWSEDRKVFGSGTRLYVTEPGKDKFTAPTLSGYLPSKKDKNKKDKNGKQTMLCHASGMFPDLVRFEWKKKDADQWTAVSEGDVVEQRNEKPEVTVTSMLIVDKDKAQNDNYKCTVIHEGNTDGTKSLEMKEESSEPAQNPEQNAITPCPTSTEVPKEMQKSGDSEQMPSMFLFIYAYRVLLLKNALFFCVVSIFLLKRKAARKDKSSET; this is translated from the exons ATGGCACTGTCTGGAATGATAGCATTTGGGTTGCTGGTACTCTTCACAG CTGGATCAAAAACAGCCGTAAAAGAACCCGATGCCTCCCCTAAAATATTTTCATCGGTGAAGGACGCGGATAAAAATAAGCAAGTAGAACTGACCCTCACTATCCCAAAACCGGACCTCGGTGATGCTGGCATATATTACTGCACGTACTGGAGTGAAG ACAGGAAAGTCTTCGGTTCGGGTACAAGACTTTATGTGACAG AGCCAGGGAAAGACAAGTTCACGGCGCCAACGTTATCTGGGTACCTACcatcaaaaaaagacaaaaacaaaaaagacaaaaacggCAAGCAAACAATGTTATGCCATGCTAGTGGCATGTTCCCTGACTTGGTGAgatttgaatggaaaaaaaaagatgcagatCAATGGACGGCTGTATCAGAAGGAGATGTTGTGGAGCAGAGGAATGAAAAACCAGAGGTCACTGTGACAAGTATGTTGATTGTGGATAAAGACAAAGCCCAAAATGACAACTACAAATGCACTGTTATCCATGAGGGAAACACCGATGGAACCAAATCTCTGGAAATGAAGGAAG AAAGCAGTGAGCCGGCACAGAATCCTGAACAGAACGCAATTACCCCATGTCCAACAAGCACTGAGGTGCCCAAGGAAATGCAAAAAtcag gaGATTCGGAGCAAATGCCAAGCATGTTCCTGTTTATCTATGCATACCGTGTCTTGCTCTTGAAGAACGCTTTATTTTTTTGCGTCGTGTCCATATTTCTATTGAAGAGGAAAGCTGCAAGAAAAGACAAAAGCTCAGAGACTTAA